The Petropleomorpha daqingensis genome includes a window with the following:
- a CDS encoding ATP-binding cassette domain-containing protein yields the protein MSTAVSKGRTTETTSSPLADSHDLIRVLGARVNNLKDVSVEIPKRRLTVFTGVSGSGKSSLVFDTIAAESQRLINETYSAFVQGFMPSLARPEVDVLEGLTTAIIVDQERMGANPRSTVGTATDANAMLRILFSRVGKPYIGPPTAFAFNVPTRRASGVMTTEKGGRVEKNVVRQAVYQGGMCPRCEGMGSVSDFDLAALYDESKSLREGGLTVPGYSMDGWYGRLFVGIGLDLDKPIGRYTKKEMADLLYKEPTKIKVEGVNLTYEGVIPRIQKSMLSKDVEAMQPHIRAFVERAITFQTCPDCDGTRLSAEARSAKIEGKSIADLCAMQISDLADWVRDLEEPSVAPLLTGLQHLLDSFSDIGLGYLSLDRPAGTLSGGEAQRTKMIRHLGSSLTDVTYVFDEPSIGLHPHDIERMNDLLRQLRDKGNTVLVVEHKPEMIGLADHVVDLGPLAGSGGGEVVFEGSVDGLRASGTITGRHLDDRAQLKPAVRTPNGTLEIRGASTHNLQDVDVDIPLGVLVVVTGVAGSGKSSLINGSVSPRDGVVTIDQGAIKGSRRSNPATYTGLLEPIRKAFAKANGVKPALFSSNSEGACPACNGAGVIYTELGVMATVESTCEECEGRRFQAAVLEYTLGGRNIAEVLAMPVAEAQEFFASGDAATPAATKVLDRLVDVGLGYLSLGQPLTTLSGGERQRLKLAAQMGEKGDVYVLDEPTTGLHLADVEQLLGLLDRLVDSGKSVLVIEHHQAVMAHADWILDLGPGAGHDGGRVVFEGTPADLVASRSTLTGQHLAGYVGA from the coding sequence ATGAGCACGGCCGTGTCGAAGGGGAGGACGACGGAGACGACGTCGTCCCCCCTCGCCGACAGCCACGACCTGATCCGCGTGCTCGGCGCGCGGGTGAACAACCTCAAGGACGTCAGCGTCGAGATCCCGAAGCGGCGGCTGACGGTGTTCACCGGCGTCTCGGGCTCCGGCAAGAGCTCGCTGGTGTTCGACACCATCGCCGCCGAGTCGCAGCGGCTGATCAACGAGACCTACAGCGCCTTCGTGCAGGGCTTCATGCCGTCGCTGGCCCGCCCGGAGGTCGACGTCCTCGAGGGCCTGACGACGGCGATCATCGTCGACCAGGAGCGGATGGGCGCCAACCCGCGCTCCACCGTCGGCACCGCCACCGACGCCAACGCGATGCTGCGCATCCTGTTCAGCCGCGTCGGCAAGCCCTACATCGGCCCGCCGACCGCCTTCGCGTTCAACGTGCCGACGCGCAGGGCCAGCGGTGTCATGACCACCGAGAAGGGCGGCCGGGTCGAGAAGAACGTCGTGCGCCAGGCCGTCTACCAGGGCGGCATGTGCCCGCGCTGCGAGGGCATGGGCTCGGTCAGCGACTTCGACCTCGCCGCGCTGTACGACGAGTCGAAGTCCCTGCGCGAGGGCGGGCTCACCGTGCCCGGCTACAGCATGGACGGGTGGTACGGGCGGCTGTTCGTCGGCATCGGCCTCGACCTGGACAAGCCGATCGGCCGGTACACGAAGAAGGAGATGGCCGACCTCCTCTACAAGGAGCCCACCAAGATCAAGGTGGAGGGCGTCAACCTCACGTACGAGGGGGTGATCCCGCGGATCCAGAAGTCGATGCTGTCCAAGGACGTCGAGGCGATGCAGCCGCACATCCGCGCCTTCGTCGAGCGGGCCATCACCTTCCAGACCTGCCCCGACTGCGACGGCACCCGCCTGTCCGCGGAGGCGCGCTCGGCGAAGATCGAGGGCAAGAGCATCGCCGACCTCTGCGCGATGCAGATCAGCGACCTCGCCGACTGGGTGCGCGACCTCGAGGAGCCGTCGGTGGCCCCGCTGCTCACCGGGCTGCAGCACCTGCTCGACTCGTTCTCCGACATCGGGCTCGGCTACCTCTCGCTCGACCGGCCGGCGGGCACGCTGTCCGGCGGTGAGGCACAGCGGACCAAGATGATCCGCCACCTCGGCTCGTCGCTCACCGATGTCACCTACGTCTTCGACGAGCCCTCGATCGGCCTGCACCCGCACGACATCGAGCGGATGAACGACCTGCTGCGCCAGCTGCGGGACAAGGGCAACACCGTGCTCGTCGTCGAGCACAAGCCGGAGATGATCGGCCTCGCCGACCACGTCGTCGACCTCGGCCCGCTCGCCGGCTCCGGCGGCGGCGAGGTGGTGTTCGAGGGCAGCGTCGACGGGCTGCGCGCGAGCGGCACCATCACCGGCCGGCACCTGGACGACCGGGCGCAGCTGAAGCCCGCGGTGCGCACGCCGAACGGGACGCTCGAGATCCGCGGGGCGAGCACGCACAACCTGCAGGACGTCGACGTCGACATCCCGCTCGGCGTGCTCGTCGTCGTCACCGGCGTGGCCGGCTCGGGCAAGAGTTCGCTGATCAACGGCTCGGTCTCCCCGCGGGACGGCGTCGTCACCATCGACCAGGGGGCGATCAAGGGGTCGCGGCGCAGCAACCCGGCGACCTACACCGGCCTGCTGGAGCCGATCCGCAAGGCCTTCGCGAAGGCTAACGGCGTCAAGCCCGCGCTGTTCAGCTCGAACTCCGAGGGCGCCTGCCCGGCCTGCAACGGCGCCGGCGTGATCTACACCGAGCTCGGGGTCATGGCCACCGTCGAGTCCACCTGCGAGGAGTGCGAGGGCCGGCGGTTCCAGGCGGCGGTGCTGGAGTACACGCTCGGCGGCCGGAACATCGCCGAGGTGCTGGCCATGCCGGTCGCCGAGGCGCAGGAGTTCTTCGCGTCGGGGGACGCGGCGACCCCGGCGGCCACCAAGGTGCTCGACCGGCTCGTCGACGTCGGGCTCGGCTACCTCTCCCTCGGCCAGCCGCTGACCACGCTGTCCGGTGGCGAGCGGCAGCGGCTCAAGCTCGCCGCGCAGATGGGGGAGAAGGGCGACGTCTACGTGCTCGACGAGCCGACGACCGGGCTGCACCTGGCCGACGTCGAGCAGCTGCTGGGCCTGCTGGACCGGCTGGTCGACTCCGGCAAGTCGGTGCTGGTGATCGAGCACCACCAGGCGGTCATGGCGCACGCCGACTGGATCCTCGACCTGGGTCCGGGTGCCGGCCACGACGGCGGCCGGGTCGTCTTCGAGGGCACCCCGGCCGACCTGGTCGCGAGCCGGTCGACGCTCACCGGGCAGCACCTCGCCGGCTATGTCGGCGCCTGA
- a CDS encoding SDR family oxidoreductase, whose amino-acid sequence MSAPDGGRPVALVTGASRTAGIGGAIATALAADGWDVALTYWQPYDERMPWGGEPEGVGQLTAAVQAVGGRAAAIAADLGDVTAPAAVFAMVNATLGPVTALVLSHCESVDSDLRSTTVESFDLHMAVNARASWLLIREFAGQYSGPFGRGRIVALTSDHTAGNLPYGASKGALDRIVLASARELEDLGVTANVVNPGATDTGWMTDELRTVAAERSPLARLGTPADAAALVTFLCSERGGWVNGQLIYSDGGIHT is encoded by the coding sequence ATGTCGGCGCCTGACGGCGGGCGGCCGGTCGCCCTGGTGACCGGCGCCAGCCGCACGGCGGGGATCGGCGGCGCGATCGCCACGGCGCTCGCCGCGGACGGCTGGGACGTCGCCCTCACCTACTGGCAGCCCTACGACGAGCGGATGCCCTGGGGCGGCGAGCCGGAGGGCGTCGGGCAGCTCACCGCCGCCGTGCAGGCGGTCGGCGGGCGGGCGGCGGCGATCGCCGCCGACCTCGGCGACGTCACGGCCCCGGCCGCCGTCTTCGCGATGGTGAACGCGACTCTGGGACCGGTGACCGCGCTGGTGCTCTCGCACTGCGAGTCGGTCGACTCCGATCTCCGCTCGACGACCGTCGAGAGCTTCGACCTGCACATGGCGGTCAACGCGCGGGCCTCGTGGCTGCTGATCCGCGAGTTCGCCGGCCAGTACTCCGGCCCGTTCGGCCGCGGCCGGATCGTGGCGCTGACCAGCGACCACACCGCCGGCAACCTGCCCTACGGGGCGAGCAAGGGCGCGCTGGACCGGATCGTCCTCGCCTCGGCCCGCGAGCTCGAGGACCTCGGCGTCACCGCCAACGTGGTGAACCCGGGTGCGACCGACACCGGCTGGATGACCGACGAGCTGCGGACGGTGGCCGCCGAGCGGAGCCCGCTGGCCCGGCTCGGCACGCCGGCCGACGCGGCGGCACTGGTGACGTTCCTGTGCTCCGAGCGCGGCGGCTGGGTCAACGGCCAGCTGATCTACAGCGACGGCGGCATCCACACCTAG
- a CDS encoding WhiB family transcriptional regulator translates to MLDDQWQRDAACQGSSPELFFPVGHSSLGRAEAWAAKRICSRCPVRTQCLEWAIRTGENSGVWGGMTEEERREEVKRRRRADVPA, encoded by the coding sequence ATGCTCGACGACCAGTGGCAGCGCGACGCTGCCTGCCAGGGCAGCAGTCCGGAATTGTTCTTCCCCGTCGGCCACTCCTCGCTGGGGCGGGCGGAGGCCTGGGCGGCCAAGCGGATCTGCAGCCGCTGCCCCGTGCGCACCCAGTGCCTGGAGTGGGCCATCCGGACCGGGGAGAACTCGGGGGTGTGGGGCGGGATGACGGAGGAGGAGCGGCGCGAGGAGGTCAAGCGCCGCCGGCGCGCCGACGTGCCCGCCTGA
- a CDS encoding ester cyclase, which yields MTLEQLVDRHYAEINSGDFSDVAEIFGADVVTQVPGSAPMSGIDPFVAYGQGFLRAFPDGRIHRDRYVEAGDRIIVEGRFTGTNTGPLETPAGDLPPTGRSLELPFADAFRVVDGRITEHRIYYDLGGMLAQLGLAPEPASA from the coding sequence ATGACCCTCGAGCAGCTCGTCGACCGGCACTACGCCGAGATCAACTCCGGGGACTTCTCCGACGTCGCCGAGATCTTCGGCGCCGACGTCGTCACCCAGGTGCCCGGCAGCGCACCGATGTCCGGCATCGACCCCTTCGTGGCCTACGGGCAGGGCTTCCTCCGTGCCTTCCCGGACGGCCGGATCCACCGCGACCGGTACGTCGAGGCCGGCGACCGCATCATCGTCGAGGGGCGCTTCACCGGGACCAACACCGGCCCGCTGGAGACCCCGGCCGGCGACCTGCCGCCGACCGGCCGGTCCCTGGAACTGCCGTTCGCCGACGCCTTCCGGGTCGTCGACGGCAGGATCACCGAGCACCGCATCTACTACGACCTGGGCGGGATGCTGGCCCAGCTCGGCCTGGCGCCCGAGCCGGCCTCCGCGTGA
- a CDS encoding HD domain-containing phosphohydrolase — protein sequence MVAPASTPRDSVRLSELFAAWSVAIDVGMVVPMETGLRVCARAVRLAERMGLDLPTRRRVYYLALLRHIGCTAENRALADFLGDELAFRADVGTRDVSNSRELLPYVLQMTVGSRPLLERPAALLHLLTHGSAMKDAGRAVCEVAQLLIDRLGLDDELRSRLREDVTMVFERPDGKGFPAGRRDVALPPQLVQLAEAVTTHLRFTDADATVAMLRERRGRAYLPEVVDAFLTGDDDLLTDPDDAWADVLAREPGGGPVLRSEGIDGVLRALADFTDLKSPYTAGHSRTVAELGEAAARRCGLPAADATALRWAGWIHDVGRLTVSLPVWDKPGPLDRDQREQVRLHPYVTERVFARSAFLQPLAALAGQHHERVDGSGYHRAQHGADLSVPARILAAADVYAAVVADRAYRPAMNAKEAAAAMRAAATAGHLDADAVDAVLAAAGHPERRRATAIAGLTARELEVLRLLARGLTNPAIAERLVVSRKTVEHHLEAVYAKLGVHSRSAATLAAVQHGLVPDTS from the coding sequence ATGGTGGCGCCCGCCTCCACGCCACGCGACAGCGTCCGGCTGTCCGAGCTCTTCGCCGCCTGGTCGGTCGCCATCGACGTCGGGATGGTCGTGCCGATGGAGACCGGGCTGCGGGTCTGCGCCCGCGCGGTCCGGCTGGCCGAGCGGATGGGACTCGACCTGCCGACGCGGCGGCGGGTCTACTACCTGGCCCTGCTGCGGCACATCGGCTGCACGGCGGAGAACCGCGCCCTCGCCGACTTCCTCGGCGACGAGCTGGCGTTCCGCGCCGACGTCGGCACCCGCGACGTGTCGAACAGCCGCGAGCTCCTGCCCTACGTCCTGCAGATGACGGTCGGCTCCCGTCCCCTCCTCGAGCGGCCGGCCGCGCTGCTGCACCTCCTGACGCACGGCAGCGCCATGAAGGACGCCGGCCGGGCGGTGTGCGAGGTCGCGCAGCTGCTGATCGACCGGCTCGGCCTCGACGACGAGCTCCGGAGCCGGTTGCGGGAGGACGTGACGATGGTCTTCGAGCGGCCGGACGGGAAGGGGTTCCCCGCGGGACGCCGGGACGTCGCGCTGCCGCCGCAGCTCGTCCAGCTCGCCGAGGCGGTCACCACGCACCTGCGGTTCACCGACGCCGACGCGACCGTCGCCATGCTGCGCGAGCGACGCGGCCGGGCCTATCTGCCGGAGGTCGTCGACGCCTTCCTGACCGGCGACGACGACCTGCTCACCGACCCGGACGACGCCTGGGCCGACGTGCTCGCGAGAGAACCCGGCGGCGGTCCCGTGCTGCGGTCCGAGGGCATCGACGGCGTCCTGCGCGCGCTCGCCGACTTCACCGACCTGAAGTCGCCGTACACCGCCGGTCATTCGCGGACGGTCGCCGAGCTGGGCGAGGCAGCCGCGCGCCGGTGCGGGCTGCCGGCCGCCGACGCGACCGCGCTGCGGTGGGCCGGCTGGATCCACGACGTCGGGCGGCTCACGGTGTCGCTGCCGGTCTGGGACAAGCCCGGGCCGCTGGACCGCGACCAGCGGGAGCAGGTGCGGCTGCACCCGTACGTCACCGAGCGGGTCTTCGCCCGCTCGGCGTTCCTGCAACCGCTGGCCGCGCTGGCCGGTCAGCACCACGAGCGGGTCGACGGCAGCGGGTACCACCGGGCGCAGCACGGGGCCGACCTCAGCGTGCCGGCCCGCATCCTCGCGGCGGCCGACGTCTACGCCGCCGTCGTCGCCGACCGCGCCTACCGCCCGGCGATGAACGCCAAGGAGGCCGCGGCCGCGATGCGGGCGGCGGCGACCGCGGGGCACCTGGACGCCGACGCCGTCGACGCCGTCCTGGCCGCCGCCGGGCACCCGGAACGGCGCCGGGCCACCGCGATCGCCGGCCTCACCGCCCGCGAGCTGGAGGTGCTCCGCCTGCTCGCCCGCGGGCTGACCAACCCGGCGATCGCCGAGCGGCTCGTCGTCTCCCGCAAGACCGTCGAGCACCACCTCGAGGCGGTCTACGCCAAGCTCGGCGTCCACTCCCGGTCGGCCGCGACCCTCGCCGCCGTCCAGCACGGCCTGGTGCCGGACACCTCCTGA
- a CDS encoding ester cyclase — protein MTDTATLAERLFAAIDDHRYDDALAVLQPDAVLDTPLGAGLSTEAWLGINRSFAGSMPDGRHTLREVTPDGDRCAVEGTWSGTHTGPLATPGGEVPPTGRSVVLPFCAVITRRGERIGRLTVYFDSLSMFVQLGLAPEPAAA, from the coding sequence ATGACCGACACCGCCACCCTCGCCGAGCGGCTCTTCGCCGCGATCGACGACCACCGCTACGACGACGCCCTCGCGGTCCTGCAGCCCGATGCCGTTCTGGACACCCCGCTCGGCGCGGGGCTGTCCACGGAGGCCTGGCTCGGGATCAACCGCTCGTTCGCGGGCTCCATGCCCGACGGGCGGCACACCCTGCGCGAGGTGACCCCGGACGGCGACCGCTGCGCCGTCGAGGGCACCTGGTCGGGCACGCACACCGGACCGCTCGCCACGCCCGGCGGCGAGGTGCCGCCCACCGGCCGTTCCGTGGTCCTGCCGTTCTGCGCGGTCATCACCCGGCGCGGCGAGCGCATCGGCCGGCTGACCGTCTACTTCGACTCGCTGTCCATGTTCGTCCAGCTCGGCCTGGCTCCCGAGCCGGCCGCCGCCTGA
- a CDS encoding YoaK family protein: MPAPSTAASTTAPATASSAASARLRQTLVVTLAVVSGATDAIGLLALGGAFTSVMTGNMVLLGVAASSADGALAASSGLAILAFCAGAALGARLAGVPVGGDPVWPRSVTVALGVEFALFAAYAAGWWITGGDPGRGLALVLLLCTAIGLGIQSSTVQRFGVSGMSTTYLTGTLTTVVIRLATGRGVREVWHSIEILLGLIAGAAAGALLVLHLPLVAPVLQLGALGAVVLVGGLVAQRR, translated from the coding sequence GTGCCCGCACCTTCGACCGCCGCGTCGACCACCGCCCCGGCGACCGCGTCGTCCGCCGCCTCCGCCCGGTTGCGGCAGACCCTCGTCGTGACCCTCGCCGTGGTCAGCGGCGCGACCGACGCCATCGGCCTGCTGGCCCTCGGGGGTGCGTTCACCAGCGTCATGACCGGCAACATGGTGCTGCTCGGCGTCGCGGCAAGCTCGGCCGACGGGGCGCTGGCCGCGTCGTCCGGACTGGCGATCCTGGCCTTCTGCGCGGGCGCCGCCCTGGGCGCCCGGCTGGCCGGTGTCCCGGTGGGCGGCGACCCGGTGTGGCCGCGGTCGGTCACCGTCGCCCTCGGCGTGGAGTTCGCGCTCTTCGCCGCGTACGCGGCGGGCTGGTGGATCACCGGCGGCGACCCCGGGCGGGGCCTCGCTCTGGTGCTCCTGCTGTGCACGGCCATCGGGCTGGGCATCCAGAGCAGCACCGTGCAGCGCTTCGGCGTCAGCGGGATGTCGACGACCTACCTCACCGGGACGCTGACCACCGTCGTCATCCGGTTGGCCACCGGCCGCGGGGTGCGCGAGGTCTGGCACAGCATCGAGATCCTGCTGGGCCTCATCGCCGGTGCGGCCGCCGGCGCGCTGCTCGTGCTGCACCTGCCGCTGGTCGCTCCGGTGCTGCAGCTGGGGGCGCTGGGCGCCGTCGTCCTCGTCGGCGGGCTGGTCGCGCAGCGCCGCTGA